The DNA window TAAAGTAACACGGTAAAAAGATAAAGTAGATACATATTACATACTATGTCTCATTAATGTGTAtgtggtccttcgaaccggattaAATTCATCACTCTCTCCTAGACGTTACTTAACTTACGCTATAACTCCTTAAGTTCCGAGATTAAAAACCATATTTAAAACGACATTTTAGGGTCGATAGAAACGGACTGCATCTTATACAGGAACTGCAAGTCAACTGTCGTTTCCATACAAGTTTTGTTTGATTTTCAACATAAAATCGTCATACCGCATCCAGGACCGTCATAAGGACAAAAAatgcaataaacgtttttctattctattctacataCTTACTTGAGGCTTCCTAATTTTCCAGATCAAATGAAACAACAGACGCCTCCTACACAGTAGTGGCCGGTGCCAACGACCCCCTCAAAGACGGTACCGTGCACCAAGTCTCCAAGATCTACCTGCACCCCTCAACCAACCGCTCGAGGTTGCACTGGCTGACCATGGACAAAAATGTCCCGACCCTGGCTCTGCTGAGGGTGGAACAGGGGGTGAAGGGAGGGGTTGAAGTGGAAAATGGGGCGTGGAGTGGTGAGGGTCGTATTTATAGCTGGATTTTGAAGCAGGTAAGAACTTTATGGCTAATTCTGTTTTGAGCATTGAGAGTGTAAGGGCCcgtttagatggtacgagaactcgcatacgagttttattacattgcggtatttgatggctgtgcaaaattgtatgtaacctcaacagcccgcaatgtaactgaaatcgcatgcgagttcgcacgccgtctaaatcaggccttatgtTACGCAGACAAAAGTGTCCCGACACTAGCTCTTGAATGGAACAGGGGGTAAATGGAGGGGTTGAAGTGGAAAATGGGGCATGGAATAATGAGAGTCGGATTTATAGCTGGATTTAGTGGCAAGTGAGTAGTTTATGGTTAATTCTGTGTTGAGCGTTGAAAGTGTTATGATGCAGACTAGAATGTCCCAACCCTGGCTCTATTGCGGGTGGAGTGGGGGTGAAGGGAGGAATAAAGGAAGGTAtttagaaattatacaaagtctAATAAggaccacttgcaccacccgcttaactcacggttagtgggctgtcaactgtcaaattccatattttTAATCTCCGGTTAACCCTCCAATCTCTAAGATATCTACTTGGGACCACCAGCTCGTTAAAAAAAGAATCATGAGATTGATGAGTAAAAGTTACGGACACAATTATTCAAATATACTAAACACTGGTTATTTATTTAGAGAAGCAGACTGGGTTTGAGATGACAGCTGTGTCGTCGCCGGCGAGACAGCTGAGTCCTCAAACGTGCAAGAAACTTTACGGAGTATCAGAAGACAATACTTCCATCTGTCTTTCGGTGAATGAAACGAAGAACATTACGAGGGTTAGTAttttcaaagaggatcgagtattatagagagttactgtcaaagtaaaatgtgtaatcacagtgcatagactgccatctctcgacacaagcttagaacttttgaacctcagttttgacaatttggctcatattttTAGCtagatatgtattaaaatatcaaatattaatattatctccatctagccgagcgttccccaaaggtgtaacgtcatctaggccaccgtaccttttctctatggctttgagttacgttttttttcttagactatcagTCTATGTCTATTCTATGTAAAttaaatattgcaaacgagAGTATAGTTAAATTGCAAGGGTTCTCCGAAGCAGTTTATAGACTCGAGTTTGtcatattcttacgccccgagtTACTGTATTTTTCATCACAATTGCAATAAAAACTTGTTTTTCTAAACACCCGCGTGTAATCGCACACTTTCTTatcaagtgtgatgaaaagacAAGCTTTAGCTGATCACTGCCACAGATACGAGTAAACTCAAGATGCCTACCCATAGTCCCATAACTCAAGTCATCTAGTGAAGTAAATTCCCTTCCAGATGACGTCAGGATGCCCCGTGGTAGCTCTCCGCGAAGGCCGCATATCTCTCCTCGCTGTAGCCCTAACTGACAACATTCAGCCTCTGCTGGCCACCCCGCTGGCTTTGCACCGAGACTGGCTCAACAAACTCACAAGGGAAGACGGTAAAGATGAGAATAAAGTGAGGAAGTGAGGGTCTTTGTTTTGGTACACCTTGCTTGTGCTATGCGACGAAGCCTGGTTTTATGCTTTAAATAGCAAAAGGGTCGCAGAAAGTAAACCGAGACTAGAACCATATGGTTGTGGCATGAGTTTTCTCTGCCAAAAATGTGCCGCTCTCGAATTTGCCTCCACAATCACCAAACCCGTTGTCTAAACAGTAATGTATACCTACAGTAGGTAATAAACGCAAAGGCCCGTGATGATGATAATGAGAAGGCTAGCTTGAAAAGGCAGTTCTTTCGTAGAGTTATAGATGTCGTTTAGATTATTAAGGATTGCAAGCGAGTCTagcaaaaaagttaaataaGATTAAGAAAACTAGAGCCGGACGGAAACTAGAACAATTTTTGCCTTCAATAGTTTTCTTAATCTTAATTTACTTTTTGCTGGACTTTACAATCCTTAATAGTCTAAACGACATCTCGTATCTGCCTGTTTGCCTCTGTTCGCCCGGCTCAGATCACTAA is part of the Leguminivora glycinivorella isolate SPB_JAAS2020 chromosome 10, LegGlyc_1.1, whole genome shotgun sequence genome and encodes:
- the LOC125230667 gene encoding chymotrypsin-like elastase family member 1 → MELLLHNMDLPKRYKSCKFQEMSPESLNNAGFQDNSIQDSNEFSIEKYPNFIEHVYYENNVTKHRDDLESMAAAKDVELSTVKHLDFANHNYIMSANKKEDFELTSKINVTHAESVPFLAAIFETVGNVTAQTCGGVVLSPHWVLTAAGCVNVLGPFYTNSSNETTDASYTVVAGANDPLKDGTVHQVSKIYLHPSTNRSRLHWLTMDKNVPTLALLRVEQGVKGGVEVENGAWSGEGRIYSWILKQKQTGFEMTAVSSPARQLSPQTCKKLYGVSEDNTSICLSVNETKNITRMTSGCPVVALREGRISLLAVALTDNIQPLLATPLALHRDWLNKLTREDGKDENKVRK